TCTACTGGCGAATCAACCACACACAGCGCCCTTCAGATACAAGAGTTACCACATATGTAAATACTTTACCACAGTCTGGACTCTACAACATCACCAGTGTCCTATCCATCAACATTTCACCAGAAACTGCTGTATCATGTGTCATAGAAAACAAAATGCTGAACGAAACTTTGACTGCAACAAACTGTGAGTGCCTTTATTCATGTTCAGTAAACCTTTTTGCATACACCAAATAATATGCAAAACAAGTGGAGTCCTGGATAACTTGAACAgtacagtatttaaaagtttgatTCCAAACTAGAAAAGCAAAGTATAGCAAGAGCTTGACAATCCCTTTTTTGATACTTTACAAAGCATTAAAGGGCAAATATGCCCTTTTTTAAGTAATATAAGTGTAATACAGCGTACAACTTgctgagggtggaaactatggtaatgcagaaTGTCAATCATTGGCAATGGGCAGGgatttatcagtgtgacatcacattaacaacaGAATCAATACGGCATGTCTTTGGCAGACACTCATATTCAAATTGAGTTGCAGTACAGTGCATtataagctatacatttttgtatagtAGATGATGAGTGTTTCCttggatcaaacccatgaccttttacgCTGCTTACTGGAACACAAATCTGTGGGGTTTCAAAAATCAGgatattattttgtataaaGGCGACAtgagtttttttgtgtttgtggtTAGATGGTGTAAAGTCAAGTCTAGAAGATGGACGACATTCAAAATTTCTGTGGATGTTTACCACTGTGATGTGCGTGGTTGTTTTCCTACTGGTGGCTCTGTCTCTGTGTATCCAGAGGAAACTGGACAaggacagaaaaaaacattacagacgTAGAGGTACAAAagcagacctgccaaccttggAAAAATTTTTTGAGTAGCAACTTACCGCAGCGGCGCGGCGCGAGGTCAGGCACATTTGCTGATCAGTAGTGATTGAGTTCACATGCTTACTTATGACTTATTACTACAACTTATTACTAAGCAAATTGTTCCCACTCACCACCATATCTAGTCTTTCAACATACAAGTAGGCTATGAAGAACTCTTCCACGCCCTCGCGCAGGTTATCAGGTTAATGAAAAGGCAACCTCCAAAAATATGCCTATTAAACAATATGCTTATGGCATATGTCTTAAATACATGGGACATTATAAATAACAAAGAATCAACAAATAGCATGCTATGTCCTTGCTTTATATTCCAGCAGGCACGTTGACATGAACCTCTAATGGGGCACAGCAGGCCTACCACtactttttctttaacatacctaacatgaacagtattaatatgttttaatgcATAAATGCCATGTTAGCAAATGTGCATTCTACAGTACTGATGATAATGAGTCTTTTACACAAATTTACAATAACATTACTTAGCTGctaatacaataaaaaacatatgtGTATGATCCTTTTGTGTATATTATCTGCATAGTGTTTaaacctgctgaaaaaacagcataaaccagcataattcccatgctggtttagctggtggacACCAGCATACAGCAGCAAAACACAACATGGTCTTggtggtgctggtatgctgatgatgaccaccagctaaaccagcaccaaatcatcatgagaattaagctggtctatgctggtcaccagcaaaccagcaacaaaacacaacatatgctggtcttgctggtatacTGCTTTTTTTTCAGCAGTGATGCCAACTGTTTATGTAGTGTTCTAAAGTAGATCTAGTGAACTAAACAGTAATGTCATATCTGACAATACAGAACAGTACAcaaacattgattttctcagcaataatGCAAACCTCTATACTTGGTTTTGACTGGCTGAGGATATAGTTCATATACCTCCCTCATCATCTATACTTTCTGCTTCTATTTCCCTGCTctgcacaaaaaaatctaatgtaCATCGACAGGAGCCAGTAACAATCGAGTAAGAATAAGATTGATTTAAATTCAGAAGCGTACttttgttttgtcatgttttctcgcgtgcctcacatcacatGCTCTTCTGAGTGAGCGGCGGCAGAGTGCTACAAAAAGTAAACACATCGATTTCTGCGCGCTCGCGCCAGTTTGTCTTGTGGGACTGCAACGTGTTTACAAGCGTGAATTACGGTTCATATAGCTCAGTTTTTTTGGCGCGATTAACAATTTAAATGAATATACtggcaaataaagtaaaaacttAAACTTGAGGCACAACATAGGACACTGGGTACAACAGATTTACACTAGGGCACGTACAACAGTAAGGCGTCTAGACGCCCCTGGTTGGCAGGCTTATTACAGTGGATCCAATTCACAATTCCCATACCCTGCCCATTTACCTTTAAAAACGGTGTTTAGAACCATCCTACCTTGTAAAACAAGTCACAGTATGAAGATGGACCGGGATGAAAAACAATTTCGTTATTTTCGTTATTCGCTTCGATGGCTCCCCGCTCTCCGCTTTGAAGAGTTTAAAACTAGCGCTATGATTGGTCGACGTCGTCTTTTACCAACAGGTTGCTGCCCAATGCGGTTACACAGATAGACGAGTTGCCTAGTGCGCAAATGCACAGACAGTTTAACTCAAAGCCACCAAAGGCTTTTCGCGTATTTTGAAGTGACAAATCGTAGCAGCGTAGTTTGATGTCTAAATGCGTATCTGTTACGCAAAATGCGtaaaggttggcaggtctgcaAAAGTACTGAAGTCCTATGTGTTAGTATGAATATGGTTTTAAGGTCTTCCTGACGATTATCTATGGTCTGTGTTGCAGATGATTCATGCAGTGAAGAAACTGAGATGATCACCATGAACATGGAGCAGTGGGCTTCCCTACCAGAGACTGATGTATAGCCTAATATAATACACCGTATAATATAATATGGTCTGGGTAGATGCCACGCACTGTTGTACTgattattaaagggacactccacttttttttgaaggtatgctcattttccagagttaaacattagatttttaccgttttggaattaattcagctgatctccaggtttGGCGGCtcttagcatagcttagcataatctattgagtgtgattagaccattagcatcgcacaaaaaaTAGCCTGAAGTTCccaaaattgtattaatatgTATTACTTTGATACAATTTTAAGATTAAATGCATGGATTCTTTAAGGCAGGGtacatgatttttgaaaaacagttTGGCAAAGGGAGTCGGGCCACGTAAcgaaacacacttgtagccagtcagcagtaaggggtatgtctactaaccgacattgttgcctgaGTTGCGTGTGGGATATTTAACATTCACAACAGAACAGCTTGTCCTAGATAGCTGTCAAAGAGATTAAAAGTTCATGCCCAAGGCTGGAACACAAGTGTTACATTATACATTTCTTCAACTAAACGTCATTTTaactaaaaaatgaaatgaaagattatctgttaaagggatagttcacccaaaaatgaaaatccacttttttttgaaggtatgctcattttccagctcccctagagttgggCATtggatttttgccgttttggagttaattcagctgatctccgggtttggcggCTCTTCGCATGGCTTGGCATGGTCTATTGAAtgtgattggaccattggcatcgcacGGAAAATAACCAaggagtttcgatatttttactATTTGAAACTTGACCCTTGTGTCGTTACATTgcttacaaaataaaaagtagtgattttctaggccgatatggtaGGGAACTGTACTTTTATGCTGGCGTGGTggttaaggactttgctgatgtaacatacATGGCTGCCTGCAGCGGGCGCGGTGATGTTGCGCAGCGcatgaaaatagtcccctgctattgaaagggGATTATTTTCctgcagtgcgtaatatcactgcgcctaCTGTATTCATGTtgcagcagcaaagtccttgattattgcgCCAGAGTGAGAGTGTAGTTCTTAGACAGATCGGTCTAGAAAATCGTAACCTTtcattttccgtcggtcttgtTACACAATGTggctacagaagagtcaagttttgaataggaaagattttgaaactctttggttatgttTTTGTGCGATGCTGATGGTCTAGTCGGATTCggtggattatgctaagctatgctaaaagtggccccgccggacccggagatcggctgagttgattccaaaacggtgaaaaacaaatgtttaactctaggggagctggaaaattagcatattttcaaaaaaagtggagtgtccctgtGTGTTGTGGCCTGCTGGGGGTGATTCACTGTATCATTTTATAATCTGATTTGAGTTGAATCACTCATAATAAACTATCAAATTATCAAAGATCTATATACTGTAACTTGGTATTAGACAAAATGATAAATTTTCTTGCCTGAAGTTCccaaaattgtattaatatttataacTTTGATACAATTTTAAGATTAAATGCATGGATCCTTAAAGGCAGGCtacatgatttttgaaaaacactttggcaAAGGGAGTCAAGCCGCGTACcgaaacacacttgtagccaatcagcactAAGGGgtatgtctactaaccgacattgttgcctgaGTTACGTGTGGGATATTTAACATTCACAACAGAACAGCTTGTCCTAGATAGTTGTCAAAGAGATTAAAAGATCATGCCTAAGGCTGGAACACAGTGTTACATTATACATTTCTTCAACAAAACATCATTTTaactaaaaaatgaaatgaaagatTATCTgttgaagggatagttcacccaaaaatgaaaattctgttaacATTTCCTGACTCTCACTTAGTTTCAaatctgtatacatttttttactcaaaatatctttgtgttcagcagaacaatgTTTATAAACAGTTTtggggcaccactgacttccatattaTTTTTTCCTGCTATGGAATTTAGGGTTGCTCCTGCTTTGTGATTTGATTACGaatatcagaacaaagaaaaacaaatacatttagcagatcacagaaatgtatacagatttgaaacaacttgagtctgggtaaatgatgacagaatatacttttttgggtgaactgtccctttaaaagggTTGTTACACTCTAGAAACAagcggtgctatatagcaccaaaagtggttctttgctcgtaatcatagaagaaccgtttttagtgccatatagcaccggtgaagcaccagtgaagcacctgtgtagaaccatatagtgctatgtagaaccatatttggtgctatagtggttctatatggcacctatatggttctacacaggtgcttcactggtgcttcaccgttgctatatggcactaaaaacggttcttctatgattacgatccaaagcaacagttttttTGGAGTGTATAGAttggtaaaaaaattattttatgctCATTATAGCAGGACATTTTTTAatctaaaatatttatatatgtttttactgtttttagaGTTTCAGTGTGTACAGTACAATATAACACGTACAGTAGACACAAAATTGCaatgtaaatataatttatttcaatttgaACAGCTTATAAAGCATTTGTTCTTCCAAGTAATTAAAATATCCTTGTTTTGTGCCAACCTCCACATTTATGGTAATGTGACTGATAACTAACAATTCATATAGACTTTCTGAAGTTAGGACTTTCTGCATAGTTTTTATGTTTATGGTTTATATGTTGTGCATACATACATAAAGTGTACTTGGATATACAGTAAAAACATTAAATCACACAAAGACACTAAAACATGCTCTGTTCAGCATATTGTGAACCAATCTGAACAGTTCAATTGGtttaaattgtaattttagGCAACAAAGATTGTAAACAACATGAGCTATCAAGAACTGAATTAGAGATTTACACAGAGCAGACATAGATGATCAGTTTACTCTAAATGCACCTGGCACAAAACTTACCTACATCAGCATACAAAACAACCTTTTGTAACCCAGCTTTTGTGTTTACCTCACCCCTACATTAAAAAGAGTTAAAAGAGGGCAAAGTTCAATGTTAAACCATACAGCTGTGCACATTAACTCGATGAGCCAGAAAGAGGTGTTGTTTTAGTAAGTTTTCTACAATTTGTAGACATGCAATGAATTATATCTATGAGTTATTTATAAGTGCTGTGGCATCCCAGAATCATTCAGTCGACTCTATTctaaaactatatttatatttctatgTATATCTGTATAGATTTTTGTGGGAAATGTTTGTGGATTTTGATGGACATTATAAAGCTATATAAAATTACAAGCTATAAACCTTGTGAAGTTGTCATTTACAGCCCTTTTGATCTTGTTTGACCTTATTTAGTTGTGCCACAGAgaaataaaaatgcttttacAAAAGATGTGAATGTTTGTTTAGAAAGATATTAATACTTTAATGAATAAGTCCCAAACAACATTATCACTCAAATACTGCAAATACTTTAATCATTATAATTTCCACTAATATATAAACCCTCATAAGACCCaattttcctgtatacgttataGTTCCGCGGGGGTAAAAATGAGCCCAGAGTTTAAAAGAGTgactacaaaaaatatataaatttttaatgatacaaataatatattttttacatatttataatattatatatttataatacttttttttgcttacttcccatctatacattaatgctgtgttttgggagatatgtaCTTTTGTACCCGTTTATCACTAAATTCCTCagcttgcctgtaaaatatcaaatttttgtgaaaaattaacataaattattatctaaatttgatttaaattgtttttagatattgatctagatgttatgtgttgaattcagccatcagtgtttagaaaaaaaacaaaagaattacagtttaagAAATTAATCATTTCGACCAGTAGAGGGCCATAGAGACCCATTTGTTTCACTGGATGTGACCAACTACAAATCACTACTTTAGTAATACATGTTGTGAATTTAtgtgtatataaacattagaaaggtcattaaaaataaatattattttaaatagtagaattttttgtagtttttgatgcattttgaaatgtttgcatttgtgctctagtaccaaGCCTACTTTTCTGTGTtgatttattctggatgcattgattttttttgacaaataaaaagaaaaaaatgttttttttgcatttcccattcatttttaattggggtcatttttatcCCAAAGGGActatttaaggtaaaaaaaaatttgaacgaccgaatcaagcccgtttttttatatgaatgttGACAGATAATTtgaaaaagtcacaaaatcttatttcactgagatgaagggaaccatgttttcaaactaaagaaaagtgtcTTGGGTGtaagattgaccccaagggtcTTATTAGGGCTAAGTTAAGCTGATTAAAGTTTTTTGGGAAATTAATTAGTATAATTGGGAAATTATTATAAATTTTTTTGCATGGATTTTGTCCATTATGCTTTCCGTAGTGTGCCTAAAGTGGTCCTCTGTAAGCAACAGGGGGCGCTACTAGGAAACAAGTTTTATGGTAACAATTGTCAATCAGATTCGGGAATTAATCCACCAGAGGCAACAATTCGCACAAAATAGGCTATACAAGGCCATTTGATATAGATGCTTCTgatatctttgtaaaaaaatgacacagtGACTCATGACAGTGAAGCGATGCAAGGTTTTAGAACAGAATAAATTATACTTCAGTACTATAATGATAATTAAAatgacattatttattttagcaAACAAATCTTAGCATTGGATTTAGAAAAACAATTTCCTTGTCCTGTAATAGCAGTACAATACATTTACTGATGTATTAAGACATTTTAACTATGTCaatatcattttcattttatagCAACAGCGTTCAAATCATGAGTCCCATTATAACATCATTGCCGGGTGACTCTTATAATAACACCAAATGACGGTGGCTTGTCTCAACACATTAAACCGAGTATTCACATAAACCACACCAACCTGCACGTCAGCCTTCCTGAACAGCATTTACACTATATATGTCATTACGTCTCTGGGCGGTGATCGGGATTTGCTGACGCACATCAGCCAAGTACTGCAGGTCTGgagaagagaagagaaaaaACAACTTTCTATTAATGTTTATGATTAACttataatgttaacaaataaataaatgcagctGTTTTTGGAACCCCACCTATGTCAGCATACACAACAGCCTCTTCTGTCCCAGCTTTCGTAATAACCTCACCCCTGCGTAAAAAAGTCACCTTTACCATGTTAATACATAAAACCATGTAACTGATGAAACAGCAATAAGAGAGCCCTTACCAAGGGTTAACTACAGAGCTGTGACCCCAGGCCACATAGCTGGCCGTCTCATCTCTTGCTGGTGAAGCAGTGGCCACATAAACTTGATTATCTACTGCCCTGTTAAGAGGACACAAACTGTCGTACATAGAGGTACAAAGGACAACAAAGCATATAGATTCTGGATACCGCCCTCCCTCTCTGCAGCAGCTCCCAGTGAGCCGGTCCTGTGGTCATATTGAAGGCACCAGGATATAGCAAAAGCTGGCAACCTACACAGAGAGAGAAATTAGCAATTATATAAAGTACTGTATATTTAGTACACAAGACATGTGTTATTCTAAGTACACTCGCCTTTCTTGGCATAGATCTGCGCAAGCTCCGAAAAGCGAATGTCGTAACAAATCCCCACACCTACTTTACAAAATGCTGCAAATAGCGGATACACAGTATGACATCACAGAGCACAACATAAAGGGAACATGGTGAAGAACTCAATATTAAAAACTCACGTGTCTCAAACACGGACAAACTGTTTCCTGGGCTTAATGTTTCAGATTCCTGAAAACGTATTTTTCCAGGTACGTCAATATCGAAGAGATGAATCTGCAGGGGAAGTAGAGGAAATATTATGaatacatgaatttaaatattttatgtttttcaaGGCatctttattttcttaataaaataTCTACCTATAGGACTATGATGCTGACAAAACAACTAaacaacaatttatttaaaggtgcagtgtgtcgaTTTTAGTgccatctagcagtgagattgtaaattgcaaccaacgtctcagtccaccgttcaccaaaatgcatagagaagctacggtagccgccacaggacaaacatgttgtctaGGAAAAAATACAGAATTAGTGACAAAACACACTTTTTAGAGCAGCTTGTCTGTTTggggcacaaaatggcgacttccatgtaaggggacccgcggtgtatgtaaataaaaacggctcattctaaggtaataaacacataacagttcattatgcaaggtctttatacacccctgataatatagttatgtatattagattgcatttctgtcattagatacttttaaaagttacacactgcacctttaaaaaaaatatggatgtgggtcaatgacgtgacattaattattttgtgttcctTCCTATGgataaatgaaatgtaaaagggttaaaatttctaaataaatttgcagatcactttcattctcttttttgagtctaaaatttctggttttatttaattttgaaagaatatttgggggataattgcaaaaatgtcaatgtggtgtaaccggtctgtgtcaattggtgtgactagtattttttttaattaaaatataaatatattaataaaaaatgtggaataaaatataatcatctagttcagtttaatatgattttttacatacatttttatataatttgtcaaagattatttaaaaaaacagagctgttttcagcacgtcaggacaaatattgcaaaaacgcattaaaatgtaccttttgaaataactaataaaataatattaaaaaaatttatgattacgcttacatgccatcaaggtggatcaaatatttaatatttctcattctttggcacaattggcggttacaccatttgacattttcaggtccattcagtcttgaATTGcataaattaacataaatacatgtccattgaaataaacctgttgcatgcttttaaaacaagttaaaaaaaataaaaataataaaaataatttctcatcttgccaaaccgtttttgccATTGACCCATGCATCATATCCAACATAGCTTAAAACACTgcttttatgtaattttttgtttatatattattgaaATGCACACTTTTCTGTGTTTTACAAGCAGCTTTCCATCAGGACCAAAAACCGAACAGGTGTTATAGAGCTTCCCCCCATCCTCCTCTGGTATGGAACctacaacacacaaacacactgagGTTAGGTACATTGATGGGACTTCAATTACACCAAATGTGATGCTTTGGACTGAAGGTCTCACCACCCACTAAATAGATCCCACACTCTTTGGCTGTCTCTGACAACATCTGTGTGGATTCTCCTGGGATCTTCTCAGCATACTCGGCAAAGAATCCGGTTCCATATGGGGAGTTAAAGCACTCCTACAACAAACATGGACAATGGAATATTAGTACATTAATAGAAGACGACCATTTGAATATTCTTTTTTGCATTAACATAAAACAGATTGATATATTCTGAGATAATACTGATCAGTATGTGAATTTATGTATCATCTACAGAAGTATAATCCAATAACTCacctaa
This genomic interval from Misgurnus anguillicaudatus chromosome 8, ASM2758022v2, whole genome shotgun sequence contains the following:
- the nit2 gene encoding omega-amidase NIT2 isoform X1 yields the protein MFWSGQKVFSLCCLHAVTVSMSSVFKAMSKFRLAVVQLHVSKIKADNLRKAQKLVKEAAVQGAKVVVLPECFNSPYGTGFFAEYAEKIPGESTQMLSETAKECGIYLVGGSIPEEDGGKLYNTCSVFGPDGKLLVKHRKIHLFDIDVPGKIRFQESETLSPGNSLSVFETPFCKVGVGICYDIRFSELAQIYAKKGCQLLLYPGAFNMTTGPAHWELLQRGRAVDNQVYVATASPARDETASYVAWGHSSVVNPWGEVITKAGTEEAVVYADIDLQYLADVRQQIPITAQRRNDIYSVNAVQEG
- the nit2 gene encoding omega-amidase NIT2 isoform X2, translated to MFWSGQKVFSLCCLHAVTVSMSSVFKAMSKFRLAVVQLHVSKIKADNLRKAQKLVKEAAVQGAKVVVLPECFNSPYGTGFFAEYAEKIPGESTQMLSETAKECGIYLVGGSIPEEDGGKLYNTCSVFGPDGKLLVKHRKIHLFDIDVPGKIRFQESETLSPGNSLSVFETPFCKVGVGICYDIRFSELAQIYAKKGCQLLLYPGAFNMTTGPAHWELLQRGRAVDNQVYVATASPARDETASYVAWGHSSVVNPWGEVITKAGTEEAVVYADIDLQYLADVRQQIPITAQRRNDIYSVNAVQEG